A single window of Longimicrobiaceae bacterium DNA harbors:
- the ytxJ gene encoding bacillithiol system redox-active protein YtxJ, whose amino-acid sequence MRQLRTHDEADAAFREEVALLYKHSTRCPVSLMAHEEVERFRQAHPEVPVYLVDVVLGRPVSRHVAERTRVVHHSPQAILLRGGEPAWDASHFGITAEALEQALAAAERQAR is encoded by the coding sequence ATGAGGCAGCTCAGGACGCACGACGAGGCGGACGCGGCCTTCCGGGAGGAGGTGGCTCTCCTCTACAAGCACAGCACCCGCTGCCCCGTCAGCCTGATGGCGCACGAGGAGGTGGAGCGCTTCCGCCAGGCGCACCCGGAGGTCCCCGTGTACCTGGTGGACGTGGTCCTGGGCCGCCCCGTCTCGCGGCACGTGGCCGAGCGCACGCGGGTCGTGCACCACTCGCCGCAGGCCATCCTCCTCCGCGGCGGCGAGCCCGCCTGGGACGCCTCGCACTTCGGGATCACCGCGGAGGCGCTGGAGCAGGCGCTGGCGGCCGCGGAGCGGCAGGCGCGGTGA